In the genome of Eschrichtius robustus isolate mEscRob2 chromosome 2, mEscRob2.pri, whole genome shotgun sequence, the window GGACCAAGCTGGTGAGGAAGGTGTGAAAGTTGCGTGGATTTACTCTTTGTGAGAGGAGCTGGAAACTGTCCTGAGTGTGGCACTCCACTTAGAAAAAGCAACTTCAGGGTACAACTCTTTGAAGATCCTACTGTTGACAGGAAGTTGAGATTCAGAAAAAAGTGCTGAAGATATACAATAAAAGGGAAGAAGACTTTCCTAGTCTAAGAGAATATAATGATTTCCTGGAAGAAGTGGAAGAAATTGTTTTCAACTTGACCAACAACGTGGATTTGGACAACaccaaaaagaaaatggagatagaccaaaaggaaaacaaatatgtCATTCAGAAAAATAAGTTAAAGCTGACTCGAGAACAGGAGGAATTGGAAGAAGCTTTAGAGGTAGAACGAcaggaaaatgaacaaagaagactATTTATACAAAAAGAAGAACAACTGCCGCAGATTCTAAAAAGGAAGAATAAGAAGGCTTTTTTAGATGAACTGGAGAGTTCTGATCTCTCCGTTGCTCTACTTTTGGCTCAGCATAAACACAGATCTACCTAGTTGGAAATGCAACTTGAGAAACCTAAACCTATAAAACCAGTGACATTTTCCACAGACATCAAAATGGGTCAACATATTTCATTAGCACCCATTCAAAAGCTTGAAGAAGCTCTGTATGAATACCAATCACTGCAAATAGAGACTTGTGGACCACAAGTTCCTGAGCTTGAGATGCTAGGaagacttggggcttccctggtggcgcagtggttgagaatccgcctgccagtgcaggggacatgggttcgagctttggtccaggaagatcccacatgccgcggagcaaccaagcccgtgtgcctgcgctctagagcctgcgagccacaactactgaagtccgcgtgtctagagcccatgctccgcagcaagagaagccaccgcaatgagaagcccacgcaccgcaatgaagagtagcccccactcgccacaactagagaaagcccacgtgcagcaacaaagacccaacacagccaaaaataaagaaataaaataaatttattaaaaaaaattacatttgaaaGATTATGGAAATGGCCATGAAtaataacacaaaaataaaatgtacaacagcTAGTACAAAGGATAGGAAGAGGGAAAAAACTTTGCTGTTGTAATGTTCCTACACTATACATGAAGAGGTATAATAGTATTTGGAGATATTTAGTATAAACCCTAGAGCGACAGCTACAAATGTAAAGCAAAGAGGGATAGTCAGTAAGCCAGTAGCACAGTAAATAATGAGATCATTAAAAATACTCTATTAATGAAAAGGAgggcaggaaaagaggcaaaaaataaagaaatggtatAATTAGGAAACAAATAGCATGGTGGTAGATTTAATCTTAACtgtatcagtaattacattaaatgtaaatgttctaAACAAGCACTATCCAATAAAGCTTtttgaaatggggaaaaaaaaaaaaaaagaagttgcctCCGCGCGCCCTCCACCCCTTTTAAATAGTGAATTGCATGTTTGGTTTCttttaagagaaggaaaaaaaaggatgtaaaaaacaacaacagaaactaaATAGACACAAGGTCTCACCTTAAGGGAAAACCTTCCACCCAGATGTCCCAGTATCCTGGATGGTGGAAGTAGAAAGAAACACCTTTTGCATTCCCACAATAGGAACAGGGGCTGAGGGCAGGCCTTGGTCCACCAGCCTGGGTCTTTGATTTAGAGCGTTAGAAGCAGGGCTAATTCTGGACAAGGCAGTCTTTACCAAGAGATGGCCTGTTTCTAAGTTGCGGAGTCTTTAAGCATCATTCAGTAGGTACAGTGAAAGAAGATCATCTTCCTGTAGGGTGGGGCGAGGGAGTTCTGAGTGGACTTCCTATCTTCCACCAGTTTTTGGCAgcacgattctaggtgaaatcaGATTCTAGCCAGGAATCTGGCAGTGGAAAGTTGGCTAGAAGAGAAGGATGTTCCTTTGTATCCTAGTTGGGTTAGGAATCCCCTGGAGTTCTTGTTTATTAcagattcttgggccccaccTCAGAAACTCCTATTTTGCGGGGCTCAAGAGTCTGCTTTTTAAACAGGCTCCCCAGGCTATTTTGATGGCACAGGTTTTCCTGTGTGCGCATTGACAGAGCTTCAGTCTAAGTATCTGAGAGCAGTGTCCTGTCTCTCTGTTGTGACAGATGCACCGTGGGATGCACCGTGGCTCCCGTTTCTAGGTGGAGAACAAGCAAGGCGGCCCTCAGGAAGCTGTCTTTCAGCGGCTGGGCAGGCTAGTGCAGCCCCATGGCCCTTGAGGCTGGCTGTGGCCAAACTTTACAAAAATGCAGACCCTCTTTGGCTGATTAAttgattttattcttatttttatttatttattttttgatgcattGATTTTAATACTGTGATTCCACAAAGCTCATTCATAGATTTTGTTAGCTTCACATCTCATGTTCTggctccttattttttaaaatttctagttcttgttgttttataaaattatgtaaGTAGTGAATATATCCTctgtaaaaatttcaaaatccTAGACAAATCACTCCATTTTCCTAATCCCACTTCCCTCCCCAGAGATAACTTGTTACCTGGTGTGTGTCCTTCTAGCCCTGAGCTGTTGAATAATACCATAGCCATAAGCCACATGCGGCttttgagcccttgaaatgtgggtCCTAAGAATTGAGACTGCTGTAAGTGCAATTTTGAGGATTTAGtacaaaataagtaaaagaagattaataattttttatattgatttacaCCATATTTTGGATACATTGGgttctataaaataaatttcactttgtaaaaatatggatcttgaaaattttaaattacatagtgGCTCACTTTATATTCCTATTAGACAGTGTTGTTCTAGACCTTTCATACATCTACACTCACAAGTACAAAGAAAAGACAACTGGGATCATTCCTGTTGCATTGATCAACCATTTGCTATTTTTCTCTTGCCAAACTGCCTTGGAGATCTTTCCATGTTAGTACATATATAtccacctttttcttttaaattgatgGAGAGTATTCCATATTACAAGCCTTGATCGATTAAACCATTtcctattgatagacatttggattgtttccatgtttCCCTGTTACAAACTAACGAACGTCGCTGCTCTTTggctttggctttttaaaatttatttttgaaatatatgttatctctggctttttttttttttttttttttaatccccacaTCTCTTGGCTTGCCGGGCTATCTGGGGCTTTCCAGATTCTTATTGAAAAGCATAGGTGGTGACCGGGCCAAAGGTAGAGGAACTGCCTAGTTTATTGTCCAAACAGggacttttgagagtgaaaggcagTGATATCAGTAACAATTCTGGGACAACAAGAGGAACAAACTGGGGCTGTCCTATGCAGAGTAGGGCATATGGTCACCAAAGCCACAGGAGTCCCTGCGTGTATCTTTACAAGATAAGGATGGGAAGCTCATCTAAACCCTTGTTTCAAACAAATGCTGGACTCTAGTCTCCAATTCCTTCGCCTCTTTCTGATAATGGGTGGGCACTGGCACCATCTTCTGAGGCTGGCGGTGGGGAAAGGATCaaaatttccaaagagaaaggctCAGTGAACGGGGAGGCCCATCCGCTGGAGGCCCCGCCTTAAGGAAGCTCTTTGTACAAAGTAGACGGTGGACAAGTCAGCGGAGGGTTTGCAGAGGTTGATTTCATTCTTGACCACTCGGTGCTAACTCAGGGACATTCTGAGCTGTTGTGACCTCGAGGTGAAACAGCCCAGATCTTGTTACTGGTTCCTTCAGGAAACCTCCGCTGTCTTCGCTCCCTCCTTTCTGTGACTAATTTCTGAAATCTCTGTAACGGAGAAGGCATTGGATGAAGTTTCCCACTCTGGGAGGGCTGTGGGTGCCAgactggggcgggggtggtgtgGTGTGATGGTGGGTGAGGGGTAAGTCCTGCGCACTCACATGCCATCCCTCAGGAGCGGGAGCGGAGGCCCCCGGATTGGGTGGCGGCAGCTGGTGGGGTGTTGGGATAATCTTGCTGATGACTGGGTAGATATGAACCTCTTGTGTTAGTGGATTCCAGAAGGCAACGTGCTCCTTGATGAAAAGGCCATGGTCATTGTCTTGTGGGATCGGCCTGGCCTGGCTTTGACAGTTCTCAGCTGCTCCGTAAATCTCCCATCAGTTCCATCTGGCCAAAAAGATGTCATCACCATTTTCTCATAGCGACAAAGAGTAAAAGGTAAATAATGAGACGGCTCTGCCACCCCTGTTCAAGCCAAGGAGGATGAACTTAAC includes:
- the LOC137758958 gene encoding LOW QUALITY PROTEIN: CDK-activating kinase assembly factor MAT1-like (The sequence of the model RefSeq protein was modified relative to this genomic sequence to represent the inferred CDS: inserted 1 base in 1 codon) — translated: MAGGGGGGGGGERRGEKLPGKGVSRCESCVDLLFVRGAGNCPECGTPLRKSNFRVQLFEDPTVDXEVEIQKKVLKIYNKREEDFPSLREYNDFLEEVEEIVFNLTNNVDLDNTKKKMEIDQKENKYVIQKNKLKLTREQEELEEALEVERQENEQRRLFIQKEEQLPQILKRKNKKAFLDELENIKMGQHISLAPIQKLEEALYEYQSLQIETCGPQVPELEMLGRLGASLVAQWLRIRLPGFLNLNEQRNDLEGLLHRIAGCHHCVSDSFGLDRTQEFAFPVSSQVMFMLQVWGPHLENHWLRSVP